The following DNA comes from bacterium BMS3Abin08.
ACACAGAAAACAACAGCCAGAGTTAATCCCAGGACAGAGCCGATAAAGCTCAACACGGCATCCCTGTTCAGCGTGACGGCACTGAGCATTTCTGGCAAATGCCATAAAGGTACATCTTGTGCCCGGTCAAGGAAAATCCGTGTTTCTTTGCCAGAGTTTCCTGCAATCGTTCTATCCTTTCATCCATAACCTCGATCTGCCTGTTGCATCTCTTGCAGATGATATGGTCGTGATGCTCATGAGCATAATCATGCTCATAGCGCAAGAGGCCGTCACCAAAGTCGACCTCCTTTGCAAGTCCGGCACCCGACAGCAGTTTCAGAGTGCGGTA
Coding sequences within:
- the fur_1 gene encoding ferric uptake regulation protein, producing the protein MTEEKNIFAEYLFRNNLRMTPQRKLILDVFLRTDRHVASEELYDMVKRKESSTGQATVYRTLKLLSGAGLAKEVDFGDGLLRYEHDYAHEHHDHIICKRCNRQIEVMDERIERLQETLAKKHGFSLTGHKMYLYGICQKCSVPSR